The Mesorhizobium loti genome includes a region encoding these proteins:
- a CDS encoding GntR family transcriptional regulator: MSGKRNLIRSGTTVDQMVRAIGDRIVTGFLRPGEKLDETSLAARFDVSRTPVREALGQLSAMGLVERRPNRGAIVAVVTQEHLASMFESMAELEAICARFSAARMTSAERRSLEIEHQASARLVQLGAEEDYEYFNTEFHSRLYRGAHNAHIYEMTVMTRSRLAPFRRAQFMLPGRLAKSWQEHDAIVTAILRGDGAAAGKAARDHVSIVSEASAVFAVGDQPKAASTTPVTSG; this comes from the coding sequence TTGTCGGGGAAGCGCAACTTGATCAGGTCGGGCACGACCGTGGATCAGATGGTGAGGGCGATCGGCGACCGGATCGTCACCGGCTTCCTGCGCCCCGGCGAAAAGCTCGACGAGACCTCGCTCGCCGCTCGCTTCGACGTGTCACGCACCCCGGTCCGGGAGGCGCTCGGCCAGCTCAGCGCCATGGGCCTGGTCGAGAGGCGGCCGAACCGGGGCGCCATCGTCGCCGTGGTGACGCAAGAGCATCTTGCCTCGATGTTCGAGAGCATGGCCGAACTGGAGGCGATATGCGCCCGCTTCTCGGCCGCTCGCATGACCAGCGCCGAGCGCCGCTCGCTAGAGATCGAGCATCAGGCTTCGGCACGACTGGTGCAGCTGGGTGCCGAAGAGGACTATGAATATTTCAACACCGAGTTCCACAGCCGGCTCTATCGCGGCGCCCACAATGCCCATATCTACGAAATGACAGTGATGACGCGGAGCCGGCTGGCGCCGTTCCGCCGCGCGCAATTCATGCTGCCGGGGCGGCTCGCCAAATCCTGGCAAGAGCACGACGCCATCGTCACCGCGATCCTGCGTGGCGACGGCGCTGCTGCCGGCAAGGCTGCGCGCGACCACGTTTCCATCGTCAGCGAGGCGAGCGCCGTCTTTGCCGTCGGCGACCAGCCGAAAGCCGCAAGCACGACGCCGGTCACATCAGGCT